One part of the Borrelia coriaceae genome encodes these proteins:
- a CDS encoding BTA121 domain-containing protein surface lipoprotein, translating into MIRIKKCSLLMIILALIALLLVISCNQGRSVKSGGADVGKGARVKEDPTKGPDNRDLNVKLNELILKFGLSDKEKQIVYKIQEVLYDPDIGSGEDVKTYGDLEFYNLLKDLGDRRVKEIVENYLKVDELYESAKNEFSQAIKNAIVFYFKGKLQNNFDNYKSSYALQLKRLFKDADANAVYAAFIANDYVDQVTRETEPYLNELAMYLESNHSKRIIELRNIVTSPSQGYKTYTDSEFNGLLEALGDLKVKQMVRAYNEVVAEYERLDGDFKSRSDVSCLGSLITKLSNAKEDLDNYIRSCFTVINDSTGTIDPDVPPAPDDLYRDMLNLGNFSDFKLVGQYLANSIKYKEMMKNLRDFQWSAVAIFDSAVVLSDPSVCASFFLGGLELTQLTEFVKLYVQVIDVRNAADEAVEQISDGVAGKEDLRKQFEDCKHAYEKYVLASGYETNDPQQFYAKIIMTSTYVDNFNDIIKRASKLSPKTESGTTNPDINSDVKPGSTT; encoded by the coding sequence ATGATAAGAATCAAAAAGTGCAGTTTATTAATGATAATATTAGCATTAATAGCACTATTATTAGTAATAAGTTGTAATCAAGGTCGTTCTGTAAAGAGTGGTGGTGCAGATGTGGGAAAAGGTGCCCGTGTGAAAGAAGATCCTACTAAGGGCCCTGATAATAGAGATTTAAATGTCAAGCTTAATGAGCTTATTTTAAAATTTGGGTTATCAGATAAAGAGAAACAAATAGTTTATAAGATACAAGAAGTATTATATGATCCTGATATTGGGAGTGGTGAGGATGTTAAGACATATGGTGATCTTGAGTTTTATAATTTATTAAAAGATTTAGGTGATCGTAGGGTTAAAGAAATTGTAGAAAATTATTTAAAAGTTGATGAGCTTTACGAGAGTGCTAAAAATGAATTCAGTCAAGCTATAAAGAATGCCATTGTTTTTTATTTTAAAGGGAAATTACAAAATAATTTTGATAATTACAAGTCTAGTTATGCATTGCAGTTAAAGAGGTTATTTAAGGATGCTGATGCTAATGCTGTTTATGCTGCATTTATTGCTAATGATTATGTTGACCAAGTTACTCGTGAGACAGAACCTTATTTAAATGAACTAGCTATGTACTTAGAGAGTAATCACAGCAAGAGAATTATTGAACTTAGAAATATAGTAACTTCTCCTAGTCAAGGTTATAAAACATATACTGATTCTGAGTTTAATGGTTTATTGGAGGCTTTGGGTGATTTGAAGGTTAAGCAAATGGTAAGAGCTTATAATGAAGTTGTGGCAGAGTACGAAAGACTTGATGGAGATTTTAAGTCAAGATCTGATGTCTCCTGCTTGGGTTCATTGATCACAAAACTTTCTAATGCTAAAGAAGATTTAGATAATTATATAAGAAGCTGCTTTACTGTAATTAATGACTCTACTGGTACTATTGATCCTGATGTTCCTCCTGCTCCTGATGATTTGTATCGCGACATGTTAAATTTAGGGAATTTTTCTGATTTTAAACTTGTTGGACAGTATCTTGCAAACAGTATAAAGTATAAAGAGATGATGAAGAATTTAAGAGACTTTCAATGGTCAGCAGTGGCTATTTTCGACTCTGCAGTTGTCCTGTCAGATCCTAGTGTTTGTGCATCTTTCTTTTTAGGTGGCTTAGAGTTGACTCAGCTTACAGAGTTTGTAAAATTGTATGTCCAAGTTATTGACGTTAGAAATGCTGCTGATGAAGCTGTAGAGCAGATCAGTGATGGTGTTGCTGGGAAGGAAGATTTAAGAAAGCAGTTTGAGGATTGTAAGCACGCTTACGAGAAGTATGTACTAGCATCTGGTTATGAAACTAATGACCCTCAGCAATTTTATGCTAAAATCATCATGACAAGTACTTATGTTGATAACTTTAATGACATTATAAAAAGAGCTTCTAAGTTATCTCCAAAAACTGAATCGGGTACTACTAACCCAGATATTAACTCAGATGTTAAGCCAGGTAGTACTACCTAG
- a CDS encoding BTA121 domain-containing protein surface lipoprotein yields MIRIKQYGLFIVIILSIALLLVISCNQGRSAKSSDTDVGKGVGVKQDPTKGDDNEDLKVKIDERLLKFRLSDKEVQIIRKIQEIVTNPDIGKAEGYSTYNDLKFYTFLGSLDDFKIREIIRDYLKVYEHYEDGKKVFSQFMNDSALDGPLKKRLQSELDAYNYNYLFRLKQFFGHVNPSAVYGVVTKGYIKEAISKIDEHLSKVRRMVAEGSGGTKGAGGSAGAEVPANSEVIKEPTVPASSQATRVDENAPVTEPAEGTLGAGGSAGAEVPANSEVIKEPTVPASSQATRVDENAPVTEPAEGTLGAGGSAGAEVPANSEVIKEPTVPASSQATRVDENAPVTEPAEGTLGTDGSAGAEVPANSEVIKEPAIPASSQVTRVDRDAPVTEPAEGTLGTDGSAGGVEEVNVSLAGTVGVDDARDPAGPKYIGDSTDVVVTEYIGGPAGFGSIHLKLEAEEIEGIGELRKLVTSPSQDYKTYNDSEFDGLISDLGVLKAKKIAIAYNAYAAERKRLQEELDAKINDVEISPKLQAELDDAKKRAEFAIRSAFTKFNGDGTALDVIPDPNRVYASMLYLNSEYFFARFKEYLANSVKYKEMEGELTESQKGTFRYINDKMTDPKFCIYFLLGILNVTQLKEIANLHSRIIEAQDAASKALAEALDVKGKKDCETRFSLELLDYHNYLNASKYKRANPKQFYDHMVKGEHVNSFIDSFRGIEYQASNLPRKRKYVITQVLP; encoded by the coding sequence ATGATAAGAATCAAACAGTATGGTTTATTCATAGTAATAATATTATCAATAGCGCTATTATTGGTCATAAGTTGTAATCAAGGTCGTTCTGCAAAGAGTAGTGACACAGATGTGGGCAAAGGTGTCGGTGTGAAACAAGATCCCACTAAGGGCGATGATAATGAAGATTTAAAGGTCAAGATTGATGAGCGTCTTTTAAAGTTTAGATTATCAGATAAAGAGGTTCAAATAATTCGTAAGATACAAGAAATAGTAACTAATCCTGATATTGGTAAGGCTGAGGGTTATAGTACATATAATGATCTTAAATTTTATACTTTCTTAGGAAGTTTAGACGACTTTAAAATTAGGGAGATTATAAGAGATTATTTAAAAGTTTATGAGCATTACGAGGATGGTAAAAAGGTATTTAGTCAATTTATGAATGATTCTGCCCTTGATGGTCCTTTAAAAAAGCGATTGCAAAGTGAGCTTGATGCTTATAATTATAATTATTTGTTTAGGTTAAAGCAGTTTTTCGGTCATGTTAATCCTTCTGCTGTTTATGGTGTAGTCACTAAGGGTTATATTAAGGAAGCTATTAGTAAGATAGATGAGCATTTATCTAAAGTTAGAAGGATGGTTGCTGAAGGTTCAGGAGGTACTAAAGGTGCTGGTGGTTCTGCTGGTGCTGAAGTTCCTGCAAATTCTGAGGTTATTAAAGAGCCTACAGTTCCTGCAAGTTCTCAAGCGACTAGAGTTGATGAAAATGCTCCAGTTACTGAACCTGCAGAAGGTACTTTAGGTGCTGGTGGTTCTGCTGGTGCTGAAGTTCCTGCAAATTCTGAGGTTATTAAAGAGCCTACAGTTCCTGCAAGTTCTCAAGCGACTAGAGTTGATGAAAATGCTCCAGTTACTGAACCTGCAGAAGGTACTTTAGGTGCTGGTGGTTCTGCTGGTGCTGAAGTTCCTGCAAATTCTGAGGTTATTAAAGAGCCTACAGTTCCTGCAAGTTCTCAAGCGACTAGAGTTGATGAAAATGCTCCAGTTACTGAACCTGCAGAAGGTACTTTAGGTACTGATGGTTCTGCTGGTGCTGAAGTTCCTGCAAATTCTGAGGTTATTAAAGAGCCTGCAATTCCTGCAAGTTCTCAAGTTACTAGAGTTGATAGAGATGCTCCAGTTACTGAACCTGCAGAAGGTACTTTAGGTACTGATGGTTCTGCTGGTGGTGTTGAGGAGGTTAATGTAAGTCTGGCAGGTACTGTAGGTGTCGATGATGCTAGAGACCCTGCAGGTCCTAAATATATTGGAGATTCTACCGATGTTGTAGTTACTGAATATATTGGAGGTCCTGCAGGTTTTGGAAGTATACACCTAAAGCTTGAGGCTGAAGAAATAGAGGGAATTGGTGAACTTAGGAAGCTAGTAACTTCTCCTAGTCAAGATTATAAAACATATAATGATTCTGAGTTTGATGGTTTAATAAGTGATTTGGGTGTTTTGAAGGCTAAGAAAATTGCAATAGCTTATAATGCATATGCAGCAGAGCGGAAAAGATTGCAGGAAGAACTTGATGCAAAAATTAATGATGTTGAAATCAGTCCTAAATTGCAAGCAGAGCTTGATGATGCTAAAAAACGTGCAGAATTTGCTATAAGATCGGCCTTTACTAAATTTAATGGTGATGGTACTGCTCTTGATGTTATTCCTGATCCTAATCGTGTGTATGCAAGCATGCTATATTTGAATAGTGAATATTTTTTTGCACGTTTTAAAGAGTATCTTGCAAACAGTGTAAAGTATAAAGAGATGGAGGGGGAGTTAACGGAGTCTCAAAAGGGCACGTTCCGATATATAAACGATAAAATGACAGATCCTAAGTTTTGTATATATTTCTTGTTAGGTATTTTAAATGTTACTCAGCTTAAAGAGATTGCAAACTTGCATTCTAGGATTATTGAAGCACAAGATGCTGCTAGTAAAGCTTTAGCAGAGGCTCTTGATGTTAAGGGAAAGAAAGATTGTGAAACACGGTTTAGTCTTGAGCTTTTAGATTATCATAATTATTTAAATGCATCTAAGTATAAACGTGCTAATCCTAAGCAATTTTATGATCACATGGTGAAGGGAGAACATGTAAATAGTTTTATTGATAGTTTTCGTGGGATTGAATATCAAGCTTCCAATCTTCCTAGAAAAAGGAAGTATGTCATAACCCAGGTACTACCTTAG
- a CDS encoding BTA121 domain-containing protein surface lipoprotein — translation MMRIKRCGLLMIILSLIALLLVISCRQSSDSKRNGTGEGARVQEEPTKGVYNGALKVNLKELLVKFRLSDEEKQIVYKMQKIVTNPNIGNTEGYKTYDDLKFYNLLKDLGERKVKEIVGNYLKVDKRQNEVKNAFSQAINNAPEEGSLKERLQSELSSYQDGYALQLKELFKDDDSNAVYGAFTANNYVVKAIREIDVQLNELINEFKALGVGGSIGAATGATVTESAEGILVTVGSNGVGVAVIPKNPADIADTGGSNSPENSEGSENFAETQVVRLEFDDEEKRGISAIRKLVTSPSQDYKTYNDSEFDGLIGAWGVLNTKEVVKIYNEHVAECETMKSKLSSKINDIYCWPKLQNEFKSTKICSESYIRMSFSQFNYSTDRHDLHALPNSDSVYHDMLNLGRFCNFKRVEQYLANSVKYKEMEGKLTESQKSTFRYINDRITEPGFCIYFLLGGLSFAKLAEVANLHQETIQAKDATSKALVDAPNVKTKRFFESQFVGELENYHRYLKNSHYKSKSSHAFYAYMMVRAYVNNFNSIKEKVLNLSSKNGAGSKPEISPVTT, via the coding sequence ATGATGAGAATAAAACGGTGCGGTTTGTTAATGATAATATTATCATTAATAGCACTATTATTAGTAATAAGTTGTCGTCAAAGCAGTGATTCAAAGCGTAATGGAACAGGAGAAGGTGCCCGTGTGCAAGAAGAGCCCACTAAGGGTGTTTATAATGGGGCTTTAAAGGTCAATCTTAAAGAGCTTCTTGTAAAATTTAGGTTATCAGATGAAGAGAAACAAATAGTTTATAAGATGCAAAAAATAGTAACTAATCCTAATATTGGGAATACTGAAGGTTACAAGACATATGATGATCTTAAATTTTATAATTTATTAAAAGATTTAGGTGAACGTAAGGTTAAAGAAATTGTAGGAAATTATTTAAAGGTTGATAAGCGTCAAAATGAGGTTAAAAATGCATTTAGTCAAGCTATAAATAATGCCCCTGAGGAGGGTTCTTTAAAAGAGCGATTGCAAAGTGAGCTTTCTTCTTATCAAGATGGTTATGCATTGCAACTAAAGGAGTTATTTAAGGATGATGATTCTAATGCTGTTTATGGTGCATTTACTGCTAATAATTATGTTGTGAAAGCTATTCGTGAGATAGATGTTCAGTTAAATGAACTTATAAATGAATTTAAAGCTTTAGGTGTCGGTGGATCTATAGGTGCTGCTACAGGTGCTACAGTTACTGAGTCTGCAGAAGGTATTTTAGTTACTGTTGGTTCTAATGGTGTTGGTGTTGCTGTAATCCCTAAAAATCCTGCAGATATTGCGGATACTGGTGGTTCTAATAGCCCTGAAAATTCTGAAGGTTCTGAAAATTTTGCCGAGACTCAAGTTGTACGCTTAGAGTTTGATGATGAGGAGAAGAGGGGAATTAGTGCAATTAGAAAGTTAGTAACTTCCCCTAGTCAAGATTATAAAACATATAATGATTCTGAGTTTGATGGTTTAATCGGTGCTTGGGGTGTTTTGAATACTAAGGAAGTGGTAAAAATTTATAATGAACATGTAGCAGAGTGTGAAACAATGAAAAGTAAGCTTAGTTCAAAAATTAATGATATCTACTGCTGGCCCAAATTGCAAAACGAGTTTAAAAGCACGAAAATTTGTTCAGAGAGTTATATAAGAATGTCCTTTAGTCAATTTAATTATTCTACTGATAGGCATGACCTTCATGCTCTTCCTAATTCTGATAGTGTATATCACGACATGTTAAATCTGGGTCGTTTTTGTAATTTTAAACGTGTTGAGCAGTATCTTGCAAACAGCGTAAAGTATAAAGAGATGGAAGGGAAGTTAACGGAGTCTCAAAAGAGCACGTTCCGATATATAAACGATAGAATTACAGAGCCTGGGTTTTGTATATATTTCTTGTTAGGTGGTTTAAGTTTTGCTAAGCTTGCAGAGGTTGCAAACTTGCATCAGGAGACTATTCAAGCAAAAGACGCTACTAGCAAAGCTTTAGTTGATGCTCCCAATGTTAAGACAAAGAGATTTTTCGAATCTCAGTTTGTTGGTGAGCTTGAAAATTACCATCGTTATTTAAAAAACTCTCATTACAAAAGCAAATCTTCTCATGCATTTTATGCTTATATGATGGTTAGAGCATATGTTAATAATTTTAATAGTATCAAAGAAAAAGTTTTAAATCTATCTTCAAAAAATGGAGCAGGTTCTAAACCGGAGATTAGTCCAGTTACCACCTAG